Proteins from one Pseudomonas grandcourensis genomic window:
- a CDS encoding Rieske (2Fe-2S) protein, whose product MKLLCAGAELANDSSRGFDIDGQKFFAVRRSGQVYVYINRCPHRGVALEWHPDQFLDPSNSLIQCATHGALFLIEDGECVAGPCAGQALTSVACREDEQGVWISL is encoded by the coding sequence ATGAAGTTGCTTTGCGCAGGTGCCGAGCTGGCCAATGACAGCAGCCGCGGGTTCGACATCGATGGCCAAAAGTTTTTTGCAGTGCGCCGCAGCGGGCAGGTTTATGTCTACATCAATCGCTGCCCGCACCGGGGCGTTGCCCTGGAGTGGCATCCCGACCAGTTTCTCGACCCCAGCAACAGCCTGATCCAGTGCGCCACCCATGGCGCACTGTTCCTGATCGAAGACGGTGAATGCGTCGCCGGTCCTTGCGCGGGGCAAGCCTTGACCAGCGTGGCCTGCCGCGAGGATGAACAAGGGGTCTGGATCAGCCTTTAG
- the sfsA gene encoding DNA/RNA nuclease SfsA codes for MRFHPPLEEGRLIRRYKRFLADIETVGGELLTIHCPNTGSMLNCQVEGGQVWFTRSNDPKRKLPGTWEVGETPQGRLFCVNTARANGLIEEALRAGVITELNGFTGLKREVAYGQENSRIDFRLDYPEGPAYVEVKSVTLGFDGTAVAAFPDAVTQRGAKHLRELAHLARDGIRAVQLYCVCLTDIEAVRPAQEIDPAYAQALREAIACGVEVLAYGVRLSHEEMLVDRRLDVLTGS; via the coding sequence ATGCGTTTTCATCCTCCCCTCGAAGAAGGGCGCCTGATCCGACGTTACAAGCGTTTTCTCGCCGATATCGAAACCGTTGGCGGCGAATTGCTGACCATTCACTGCCCGAACACAGGCTCGATGCTCAATTGTCAGGTCGAAGGCGGGCAGGTCTGGTTCACTCGCTCCAATGACCCGAAACGCAAGTTGCCTGGTACCTGGGAGGTCGGTGAAACCCCGCAAGGGCGGCTGTTTTGCGTGAACACCGCCCGCGCCAATGGTTTGATCGAAGAGGCGCTGCGAGCGGGCGTCATCACCGAGCTGAACGGTTTTACCGGGCTCAAGCGCGAAGTGGCTTATGGTCAGGAAAACAGTCGTATCGATTTCCGCCTCGATTACCCCGAAGGGCCGGCCTACGTCGAAGTCAAAAGCGTGACCCTGGGCTTCGACGGTACGGCGGTGGCGGCGTTTCCCGATGCGGTCACCCAGCGTGGCGCCAAGCATCTGCGGGAGCTGGCCCACTTGGCCAGGGACGGAATTCGCGCGGTGCAGTTGTACTGCGTTTGCCTGACCGACATCGAGGCCGTGCGTCCGGCGCAGGAAATCGATCCGGCTTATGCACAGGCCTTGCGTGAGGCGATTGCCTGCGGGGTCGAGGTGTTGGCTTATGGTGTGCGATTGAGCCACGAAGAAATGCTGGTCGACCGACGTCTGGACGTGCTGACGGGCAGCTAA
- a CDS encoding pyridoxal phosphate-dependent aminotransferase, with protein sequence MAQSYSARSRAIEPFHVMALLARANELQAAGHDVIHLEIGEPDFTTAEPIIQAGQAALTAGKTRYTAARGIPELREAISGFYQQRYGLNIDPRRILITPGGSGALLLASALLVDPGKHWLLADPGYPCNRHFLRLVEGAAQLVPVGPDVRYQLTPGLIERHWDHDSVGALVASPANPTGTILTRDELAKLSVAIKERHGHLVVDEIYHGLTYGTDAASVLEVDDSAFVLNSFSKYFGMTGWRLGWLVAPDAAIGELEKLAQNLYISAPSMAQYAALACFEPATISILEERRAEFGRRRDYLLPALRELGFGIAVEPEGAFYLYADISKFGGDAFAFCKHFLETEHVAFTPGLDFGRYQAGHHVRFAYTQNLQRLQEAVERIARGLRSWQG encoded by the coding sequence ATGGCTCAGTCCTACAGTGCTCGCAGTCGCGCGATCGAACCTTTCCATGTCATGGCGCTGTTGGCGCGGGCCAATGAATTGCAGGCGGCCGGCCACGATGTGATCCACCTGGAAATCGGCGAGCCGGACTTCACCACCGCCGAACCGATCATCCAGGCCGGCCAGGCTGCCCTGACAGCGGGGAAGACCCGTTACACCGCCGCGCGCGGCATTCCGGAGCTGCGCGAGGCCATTTCGGGCTTTTATCAGCAGCGTTATGGTTTGAACATCGACCCGCGGCGCATCCTCATCACGCCAGGCGGCTCCGGCGCGCTGCTGCTGGCCAGCGCCTTGCTGGTCGACCCCGGTAAACACTGGCTGCTGGCGGACCCGGGCTACCCGTGTAACCGGCACTTCCTGCGACTGGTCGAAGGCGCGGCACAGCTGGTGCCGGTCGGCCCGGATGTGCGTTATCAATTGACGCCGGGCCTGATCGAGCGTCATTGGGACCACGACAGCGTCGGCGCACTGGTGGCGTCGCCAGCCAATCCGACCGGCACGATCCTGACCCGAGACGAGCTGGCGAAGCTGTCTGTCGCGATCAAGGAGCGCCACGGACATCTGGTGGTCGACGAGATTTATCACGGCCTGACCTACGGCACCGATGCGGCCAGCGTACTGGAAGTCGACGACAGTGCATTCGTTCTGAACAGCTTTTCGAAGTACTTCGGGATGACCGGTTGGCGGCTCGGCTGGCTGGTGGCCCCCGACGCAGCCATCGGTGAGCTGGAAAAGCTCGCCCAGAACCTCTACATCAGTGCTCCAAGCATGGCGCAGTACGCGGCACTGGCCTGTTTCGAGCCGGCAACCATCAGCATTCTCGAAGAGCGTCGCGCCGAATTTGGGCGGCGCCGGGATTACCTGCTGCCGGCCTTGCGTGAATTGGGTTTCGGCATAGCCGTGGAGCCGGAAGGGGCGTTCTACTTGTACGCCGATATCAGCAAGTTCGGCGGCGATGCCTTCGCGTTCTGTAAACATTTTCTCGAGACCGAACATGTGGCATTCACCCCGGGGCTGGACTTCGGGCGTTATCAGGCCGGACATCATGTGCGGTTCGCCTATACGCAAAATCTGCAGCGTCTGCAGGAGGCGGTCGAGCGCATTGCCCGTGGGTTGCGGAGCTGGCAAGGCTGA
- the dksA gene encoding RNA polymerase-binding protein DksA → MSTQAKQQNQTISGFEPYVQKSGEEYMGEPMRKHFTKVLNQWKKELMEGVDKTVDHMKDEAANFPDPADRASQEEEFALELRARDRERKLIKKIDKTLQLIEDEEYGWCESCGIEIGVKRLEARPTADLCIDCKTLAEIKEKQVGK, encoded by the coding sequence ATGTCCACCCAAGCAAAGCAGCAAAACCAGACGATCAGCGGCTTCGAGCCCTATGTTCAGAAATCCGGCGAAGAGTACATGGGCGAGCCCATGCGAAAGCACTTCACCAAGGTCCTGAATCAGTGGAAAAAAGAGCTGATGGAAGGTGTCGACAAGACCGTGGACCACATGAAGGACGAAGCGGCCAACTTTCCTGATCCGGCAGACCGTGCCAGCCAGGAAGAGGAATTCGCCCTCGAACTGCGTGCCCGCGACCGTGAACGCAAGTTGATCAAGAAGATCGACAAGACACTTCAGTTGATCGAAGACGAAGAGTACGGCTGGTGCGAATCCTGCGGCATCGAGATTGGCGTCAAGCGCCTCGAAGCGCGCCCTACCGCCGACCTGTGCATCGACTGCAAGACCCTGGCGGAAATCAAGGAAAAGCAAGTCGGCAAATAA
- the gluQRS gene encoding tRNA glutamyl-Q(34) synthetase GluQRS: MTANTPYIGRFAPTPSGHLHFGSLVAALASYLDARSVGGRWLMRMEDLDPPREEPGAQAAILKALESYGFEWDGDLVRQSERHDAYAEVLNRLFNQGLAYACTCSRKQLEPYHGIYPGLCRNAGHDTDDAAIRLRVPELEYHFIDRVQGQYRQHLGREVGDFVIRRRDGLYAYQLAVVLDDAWQGITDIVRGADLLDSTPRQLYLQELLGLPQPRYLHIPLITQPDGNKLGKSYRSPPLTEDQATPLLLRALRALGQNPGTELTYATPREVLNWGIAHWDASLIPRTLNLPEAQLL; encoded by the coding sequence ATGACCGCCAACACCCCCTACATCGGGCGCTTCGCCCCCACCCCTAGCGGCCATCTGCATTTCGGCTCGCTGGTTGCCGCTCTGGCCTCCTACCTCGACGCACGCTCGGTGGGTGGACGCTGGCTGATGCGCATGGAAGACCTTGATCCACCCCGCGAGGAACCCGGTGCCCAGGCGGCCATTCTCAAGGCACTGGAAAGCTATGGCTTCGAGTGGGATGGCGACCTGGTTCGCCAAAGCGAGCGGCACGACGCCTACGCAGAGGTGCTCAATCGCCTGTTCAATCAAGGCCTGGCCTATGCCTGCACCTGCTCGCGCAAACAGCTGGAGCCATATCACGGGATTTATCCGGGGCTGTGCCGCAATGCTGGCCATGACACTGACGATGCGGCCATCCGCCTGCGCGTACCGGAACTGGAGTACCACTTCATCGACCGAGTGCAGGGCCAATACCGCCAGCATCTGGGCCGGGAAGTCGGCGATTTCGTGATCCGCCGCCGCGACGGGCTCTACGCCTATCAATTGGCCGTGGTCCTGGACGATGCCTGGCAGGGCATCACCGATATCGTTCGCGGTGCCGACCTGCTGGACTCCACGCCCCGCCAGCTCTACCTGCAAGAACTGCTCGGCCTGCCTCAACCGCGTTATCTGCACATCCCGCTGATTACCCAGCCTGATGGCAACAAACTCGGCAAGTCCTACCGTTCGCCGCCTTTGACCGAGGATCAGGCAACGCCCCTGCTGCTGCGGGCGCTACGGGCGCTGGGACAGAACCCTGGAACCGAACTGACGTACGCCACGCCACGGGAAGTGCTGAATTGGGGCATTGCCCACTGGGATGCCTCACTGATCCCGCGCACACTGAACCTGCCCGAGGCACAGCTATTGTGA
- a CDS encoding ATP-binding protein, whose translation MPMSFSLTQMILISAAYLAVLFGVAWISERGMIPRAIIRHPLTYTLSLGVYASAWAFYGTVGLAYQYGYGFLSSYLGVSGAFLLAPVLLYPILKITRTYQLSSLADLFAFRFRSTWAGALTTIFMLVGVLPLLALQIQAVADSIGILTQEPVQHRVALSFCALITLFTIFFGSRHIATREKHEGLVFAIAFESVIKLIALGGVGLYALYGVFDGPQQLELWLLQNQTALAALHTPLQEGPWRTLLLVFFASAIVMPHMYHMTFTENLNPRSLVSASWGLPLFLLLMSLAVPLILWAGLKLGATTNPEYFTLGIGIAANNKALALLAYVGGLSAASGLIIVTTLALSGMALNHLVLPLYQPPAEGNIYRWLKWTRRALIVAIIMAGYGFYLMLGAEQDLANLGIVAFVATLQFLPGVLSVLYWPTANRRGFIAGLLAGILVWLVTMLLPLVGNLQGFYIPLLNMIYVLDDTSWHMAAIASLAANVLMFTLISLFTNASTEEASAAEACAVDNVRRPQRRELHAASPQEFATQLAKPLGAKAAQKEVEQALRDLYLPFDERRPYALRRLRDRIEANLSGLMGPSVAQDMVETFLPYKAGGENYVTEDIHFIESRLEDYHSRLTGLAAELDALRRYHRQTLQELPMGVCSLAKDQEILMWNKAMEELTGIAAQRVVGSRLSTIADPWKDLLQGFINLPDEHLHKQHLALDGQTRWLNLHKAAIDEPLAPGNSGLVLLVEDLTETQMLEDKLVHSERLASIGRLAAGVAHEIGNPITGIACLAQNLREEREEDGELKEISGQILEQTKRVSRIVQSLMSFAHAGSHQHSDEPVCLAEVAQDAIGLLALNRRNFEVQFYNLCDPDHWVEGDPQRLAQVLINLLSNARDASPPGSAVRVKSEAGEHTVDLIVEDEGSGIPSSIMDRLFEPFFTTKDPGEGTGLGLALVYSIVEEHYGQITIDSPADVQSQRGTRIRVTLPRHVEATSAVN comes from the coding sequence ATGCCGATGAGCTTTAGCCTGACCCAGATGATCCTGATCAGCGCCGCGTACCTGGCGGTGCTGTTCGGTGTGGCCTGGATCAGCGAACGGGGCATGATTCCCCGGGCGATCATTCGCCACCCGCTGACTTACACCCTGTCACTGGGTGTCTACGCCAGTGCCTGGGCGTTTTACGGCACCGTGGGCCTGGCCTATCAGTACGGCTACGGTTTTCTGTCCAGCTACCTGGGCGTTTCCGGGGCATTCCTGCTGGCGCCGGTGCTGCTCTACCCGATCCTGAAGATCACCCGTACCTATCAACTGTCATCGTTGGCGGACCTGTTCGCCTTCCGCTTCCGCAGTACCTGGGCCGGTGCGCTGACCACGATTTTCATGCTGGTCGGCGTACTGCCGCTGCTGGCCTTGCAGATTCAGGCGGTCGCCGACTCAATCGGCATCCTCACCCAAGAGCCGGTACAGCATCGCGTGGCCCTGAGCTTCTGCGCACTGATTACGCTGTTCACGATTTTCTTCGGCTCCCGCCACATTGCCACCCGCGAAAAGCATGAGGGCCTGGTGTTCGCGATTGCCTTCGAGTCAGTGATCAAGCTGATCGCCCTCGGCGGTGTCGGGTTGTATGCGCTGTACGGCGTGTTCGACGGCCCGCAACAGCTTGAACTGTGGCTACTGCAAAACCAGACCGCGCTCGCCGCCCTGCACACGCCTTTGCAGGAAGGCCCGTGGCGTACGCTGTTGCTGGTGTTCTTCGCCTCGGCGATCGTGATGCCGCACATGTATCACATGACCTTTACCGAGAACCTCAACCCGCGCTCGCTGGTCAGTGCGAGCTGGGGCCTGCCGCTGTTCCTGTTGCTGATGAGCCTGGCGGTGCCGCTGATTCTTTGGGCCGGCTTGAAACTGGGCGCCACCACCAACCCGGAATACTTCACCCTGGGCATCGGCATCGCCGCCAACAACAAGGCCTTGGCGTTGCTGGCGTATGTCGGCGGGCTGTCCGCCGCCAGTGGCCTGATCATCGTCACCACACTGGCGCTGTCCGGGATGGCCTTGAACCACCTGGTGCTGCCGCTGTATCAACCACCGGCAGAAGGCAACATCTACCGCTGGCTGAAGTGGACCCGCCGGGCGCTGATCGTCGCGATCATCATGGCCGGTTACGGCTTCTACCTGATGCTCGGTGCCGAGCAGGACCTGGCCAACCTCGGCATCGTCGCTTTCGTCGCCACGCTGCAGTTCCTGCCGGGCGTGCTCTCGGTCCTGTACTGGCCGACCGCCAACCGTCGCGGCTTCATCGCCGGCTTGCTGGCCGGCATCCTGGTGTGGCTGGTGACCATGCTGTTGCCGCTGGTCGGCAACCTGCAAGGCTTCTACATTCCGCTGCTGAACATGATCTACGTACTGGACGACACTAGCTGGCACATGGCGGCGATTGCCTCGCTGGCGGCCAACGTGCTGATGTTCACCCTGATCTCGTTGTTCACCAATGCCAGCACCGAAGAGGCCAGCGCTGCCGAAGCCTGCGCCGTGGATAACGTTCGCCGCCCGCAACGCCGGGAACTGCACGCCGCCTCACCCCAGGAATTCGCCACGCAACTGGCCAAGCCACTGGGTGCAAAAGCGGCGCAGAAAGAAGTGGAACAGGCACTGCGCGATCTCTATCTGCCTTTCGACGAACGCCGACCCTATGCCCTGCGTCGCTTGCGTGACCGCATCGAGGCCAACCTCTCCGGCCTGATGGGTCCGAGCGTGGCCCAGGACATGGTCGAGACGTTCCTGCCGTACAAGGCCGGCGGCGAAAACTACGTCACAGAAGACATTCACTTCATCGAAAGCCGCCTCGAGGATTACCACTCGCGCCTGACCGGCCTGGCCGCCGAACTCGATGCCCTGCGCCGCTACCACCGCCAGACCCTGCAGGAATTGCCGATGGGCGTTTGCTCGCTGGCCAAGGATCAGGAGATCCTCATGTGGAACAAGGCCATGGAGGAACTCACCGGCATCGCCGCGCAACGCGTGGTCGGTTCGCGCCTGAGTACCATTGCCGACCCATGGAAGGACCTGCTGCAAGGTTTCATCAATCTGCCGGACGAGCACTTGCACAAACAGCACCTGGCCCTCGACGGCCAGACACGCTGGCTGAACCTGCACAAAGCGGCGATCGACGAACCTCTCGCGCCGGGTAACAGTGGCCTGGTGTTGCTGGTGGAAGACCTGACCGAAACCCAGATGCTCGAGGACAAACTGGTGCATTCCGAGCGCCTGGCCAGCATCGGTCGACTGGCGGCCGGCGTGGCCCATGAAATCGGCAACCCGATCACCGGTATCGCGTGCCTGGCGCAGAACCTGCGCGAAGAACGTGAAGAAGACGGCGAACTGAAGGAAATCAGCGGCCAGATCCTCGAGCAGACCAAACGCGTGTCGCGCATCGTCCAGTCGCTGATGAGCTTTGCCCATGCCGGCAGCCATCAGCACAGCGACGAGCCCGTCTGTCTGGCCGAAGTGGCACAGGATGCCATCGGCTTGCTGGCCCTGAACCGACGCAATTTCGAAGTGCAATTCTACAACCTGTGCGACCCCGATCACTGGGTCGAAGGCGACCCGCAACGGCTGGCCCAGGTATTGATCAACCTGCTGTCAAACGCCCGTGACGCCTCGCCTCCCGGCAGCGCGGTACGGGTCAAGAGCGAAGCCGGCGAACACACGGTCGATCTGATCGTGGAAGACGAAGGCAGCGGTATTCCGTCGAGCATCATGGACCGATTGTTCGAACCTTTCTTCACCACCAAGGACCCTGGCGAAGGCACCGGTCTGGGCCTTGCACTGGTCTATTCCATCGTTGAAGAGCATTATGGACAAATCACCATCGACAGCCCGGCTGATGTTCAAAGCCAACGCGGCACCCGAATCAGGGTTACCTTGCCGCGTCATGTCGAAGCGACGTCCGCTGTGAACTGA
- a CDS encoding sigma-54 dependent transcriptional regulator, with the protein MPHILIVEDETIIRSALRRLLERNQYQVSEAGSVQEAQERFTIPSFDLIISDLRLPGAPGTELIKLAQGTPVLIMTSYASLRSAVDSMKMGAVDYIAKPFDHDEMLQAAARILRDRQTVQAGGETVAGKAANGAAKSGTDNSNGEIGIIGSCPPMQDLYGKIRKVAPTDSNVLIQGESGTGKELVARALHNLSKRAKAPMISVNCAAIPESLIESELFGHEKGAFTGASAGRAGLVEAADGGTLFLDEIGELPLEAQARLLRVLQEGEIRRVGSVQSQKVDVRLIAATHRDLKSLAKIGQFREDLYYRLHVIALKLPALRERGADVNEIANAFLARQSARINRTDLKFAADAEQAIRHYSWPGNVRELENAVERAVILCESPEISAELLGIDIELGDLEDEEFIGLAPQQGNGNTSNSNHEPTEDLSLEDYFQHFVLEHQDHMTETELARKLGVSRKCLWERRQRLGIPRRKTGVASES; encoded by the coding sequence ATGCCGCACATTTTGATCGTCGAAGACGAAACCATTATCCGCTCCGCCTTGCGCCGCCTGCTGGAACGTAACCAGTACCAGGTCAGCGAAGCCGGATCAGTGCAGGAAGCACAAGAACGCTTCACCATTCCCTCGTTCGACCTGATCATCAGTGACCTGCGCCTGCCGGGCGCGCCCGGCACGGAGTTGATCAAGCTCGCCCAAGGCACGCCGGTGCTGATCATGACCAGCTATGCCAGCCTGCGCTCGGCGGTCGATTCGATGAAAATGGGCGCGGTGGACTATATTGCCAAGCCATTCGACCATGACGAAATGCTGCAAGCGGCCGCACGCATCCTGCGTGACCGACAAACAGTACAAGCCGGCGGTGAAACGGTTGCCGGCAAAGCCGCCAACGGTGCGGCGAAATCCGGTACCGACAACAGCAACGGTGAAATCGGTATTATCGGCTCGTGCCCACCGATGCAGGACCTGTACGGCAAGATCCGCAAAGTGGCACCGACCGACTCCAACGTTCTGATCCAGGGCGAATCGGGTACCGGTAAAGAACTGGTGGCGCGCGCCCTGCACAACCTGTCCAAACGCGCCAAGGCGCCGATGATTTCGGTGAACTGCGCGGCCATTCCGGAAAGCCTGATCGAGTCCGAACTGTTCGGCCACGAAAAAGGCGCATTCACCGGCGCCAGCGCCGGGCGCGCCGGCCTGGTGGAAGCGGCGGACGGCGGCACCTTGTTCCTCGACGAAATCGGCGAACTGCCACTGGAAGCCCAGGCTCGCTTGCTGCGCGTATTGCAGGAAGGCGAAATTCGTCGTGTGGGCTCGGTGCAGTCGCAAAAAGTCGATGTGCGCCTGATCGCCGCGACTCACCGCGACCTCAAGAGCCTGGCGAAAATCGGCCAGTTCCGCGAAGACTTGTATTACCGCCTCCACGTTATCGCGCTGAAGCTGCCGGCCCTGCGTGAACGCGGTGCGGACGTCAACGAAATCGCCAATGCGTTCCTGGCGCGGCAAAGTGCGCGAATCAACCGCACCGACCTGAAATTCGCCGCGGATGCCGAGCAAGCCATTCGTCACTATTCCTGGCCGGGCAACGTGCGTGAACTGGAAAACGCCGTCGAGCGCGCCGTCATCCTGTGCGAAAGCCCGGAAATTTCCGCCGAGCTACTGGGCATCGACATCGAACTGGGTGACCTGGAAGACGAGGAGTTCATTGGCCTGGCGCCCCAACAGGGCAACGGCAACACCAGTAACAGCAACCACGAACCGACCGAAGACCTCTCGCTGGAAGACTATTTCCAGCATTTCGTCCTCGAGCATCAGGACCACATGACCGAAACCGAGTTGGCCCGCAAGCTCGGGGTCAGCCGCAAATGCCTGTGGGAGCGCCGTCAGCGCCTGGGCATCCCGCGGCGCAAGACCGGGGTAGCCAGCGAAAGCTGA
- a CDS encoding polynucleotide adenylyltransferase PcnB yields MLKKLFQSFRTPKRPTQHIRSTPEVLNSGQHSLQKAQFSRYAVNIVERLQSAGYQAYLVGGCVRDMLLGITPKDFDVATSATPEQVRAEFRNARIIGRRFKLVHIHFGREIIEVATFRANHPQNEDEEDSNQSSRNESGRILRDNVYGTLEEDAQRRDFTINALYYDPVSERILDYANGVHDIRNHLIRLIGDPTQRYQEDPVRMLRAVRFAAKLNFGIEKHSALPIRGLAPMLREIPSARLFEEVLKLFLSGHAADTFEMLVDLQLFDPLFPASAEALEYNPTYTHTLISEALINTDLRIKQNKPVTPAFLFAALLWPALPARVLRLQERGMPPIPAMQEAAHELIAEQCQRIAIPKRFTMPIREIWDMQERLPRRSGKRADLLLDNPRFRAGYDFLLLRESAGEQTDGLGEWWTDYQDANESERRDMIRDLSGKDEGTGAPRKRRRSGGSKRKRAAGASSTTGE; encoded by the coding sequence ATGCTGAAGAAGCTGTTCCAGTCATTCCGTACTCCCAAGCGTCCTACGCAACACATTCGCAGCACGCCTGAAGTGCTCAACAGCGGCCAACACTCGCTGCAGAAGGCGCAATTCAGCCGTTACGCGGTGAATATCGTTGAACGCCTGCAGAGCGCCGGTTATCAGGCTTACCTGGTTGGCGGTTGCGTGCGCGACATGCTGCTGGGTATCACACCGAAAGATTTCGACGTTGCCACCAGCGCCACACCCGAGCAGGTACGGGCCGAATTCCGTAACGCACGAATCATCGGGCGCCGGTTCAAGCTGGTGCACATCCACTTCGGCCGCGAAATCATCGAAGTCGCGACCTTCCGCGCCAATCACCCGCAGAACGAAGACGAGGAAGACAGCAATCAGTCTTCGCGCAACGAAAGCGGGCGCATCCTGCGCGATAACGTCTACGGCACCCTGGAAGAAGACGCGCAACGTCGCGACTTCACCATCAATGCCTTGTATTACGATCCGGTCAGCGAGCGCATCCTCGACTACGCCAACGGCGTACACGACATCCGCAACCACCTGATCCGCCTGATCGGCGATCCGACGCAACGCTACCAGGAAGACCCGGTACGGATGCTGCGGGCCGTGCGTTTTGCCGCCAAGCTGAACTTCGGCATCGAAAAACACAGCGCCCTGCCGATCCGCGGCCTGGCGCCGATGCTGCGCGAGATCCCGTCGGCCCGCCTGTTCGAAGAGGTACTCAAGCTGTTCCTCTCCGGCCATGCCGCCGATACGTTTGAAATGCTGGTCGACCTGCAGTTGTTCGATCCACTGTTCCCGGCCAGCGCCGAAGCACTGGAATACAACCCGACGTACACCCACACCCTGATCAGCGAAGCCCTGATCAATACCGACCTGCGGATCAAGCAGAACAAACCGGTGACCCCGGCGTTCCTGTTTGCAGCCCTGCTCTGGCCTGCCCTGCCGGCCCGCGTCTTGCGCCTGCAGGAACGTGGCATGCCGCCGATTCCGGCGATGCAGGAAGCGGCGCACGAGCTGATTGCCGAACAGTGCCAGCGCATCGCGATTCCGAAACGCTTCACCATGCCGATCCGCGAGATCTGGGACATGCAGGAACGCCTGCCCCGCCGCAGCGGCAAGCGTGCCGATCTGTTGCTGGACAATCCGCGTTTCCGCGCCGGCTACGACTTCCTGCTGCTACGCGAAAGCGCCGGCGAGCAGACTGATGGCCTGGGCGAATGGTGGACGGACTATCAGGACGCCAACGAAAGCGAGCGCCGCGACATGATTCGCGACCTCAGCGGCAAGGACGAAGGCACGGGCGCCCCGCGCAAGCGTCGCCGTAGCGGTGGTTCCAAGCGCAAACGCGCCGCTGGCGCCTCGAGCACCACGGGCGAGTAA
- the folK gene encoding 2-amino-4-hydroxy-6-hydroxymethyldihydropteridine diphosphokinase produces MERIYIGMGSNLADPAEQLRSAVEALAHLPQTELVGVSAFYQSDSLLPGQPRYTNAVAALDSTLAPLDLLDALQAIENGQGRERLERWGPRTLDLDILLFGDRLIDEPRLKIPHYHMQERAFVLYPLAELAPADLRLADDRTLAELLKTCPFVGLERLPPT; encoded by the coding sequence ATGGAACGCATCTACATCGGCATGGGCAGCAATCTGGCTGACCCCGCCGAACAATTGCGCAGCGCCGTCGAGGCGCTGGCGCACTTGCCGCAGACGGAGCTGGTCGGGGTTTCTGCGTTTTATCAAAGCGACTCGCTGCTACCCGGACAACCGCGCTACACCAATGCAGTGGCTGCTCTCGACAGCACGCTGGCGCCGCTGGACCTTCTGGATGCCTTGCAGGCCATCGAAAATGGCCAGGGTCGCGAGCGTCTTGAGCGCTGGGGGCCACGCACGCTGGACCTCGACATCTTGCTGTTCGGTGATCGCCTGATCGACGAACCGCGCCTCAAGATTCCCCATTACCACATGCAGGAACGGGCCTTCGTGCTATATCCGCTGGCGGAACTGGCACCCGCGGATCTGCGCCTGGCCGATGACCGGACCTTGGCCGAACTGCTGAAGACATGCCCGTTCGTCGGCCTGGAACGCCTGCCCCCGACGTGA
- the panB gene encoding 3-methyl-2-oxobutanoate hydroxymethyltransferase, which yields MPAITLTTLQGLKQKGEKITMLTCYDATFAHACNQAGVEVLLVGDSLGMVLQGHDSTLPVTTAEMAYHVAAVKRGNSDALILADLPFMAYATTEQAMTNSALLMQAGAHMVKVEGALWLADSIRLLAERGIPVCAHMGLTPQSVNILGGYKVQGRNENQARQMRADAIALEQAGAAMLLLECVPSELAEEITQAVKIPVIGIGAGNRTDGQVLVLHDMLGLSITGRVPKFVKNFMTGQTSIEAALNAYVTEVKAATFPGIEHGFSA from the coding sequence ATGCCAGCCATCACCCTGACCACCCTGCAAGGTCTGAAGCAAAAAGGTGAAAAGATCACCATGCTGACCTGCTACGACGCGACCTTCGCCCATGCCTGCAACCAGGCCGGTGTCGAAGTGCTGCTGGTGGGCGACTCCCTCGGCATGGTTTTGCAGGGTCACGACAGCACCTTGCCTGTCACCACTGCAGAAATGGCTTATCACGTGGCCGCCGTCAAACGCGGTAACAGCGATGCCCTGATCCTCGCCGACCTGCCTTTCATGGCCTACGCCACCACCGAGCAAGCCATGACCAACAGCGCCCTGTTGATGCAGGCCGGCGCGCACATGGTCAAGGTTGAAGGGGCGTTGTGGCTGGCCGATTCAATTCGCCTGCTGGCCGAACGCGGCATCCCTGTCTGTGCGCACATGGGCCTGACACCGCAGTCGGTGAACATCCTGGGCGGCTACAAGGTCCAGGGCCGCAATGAAAACCAGGCGCGGCAGATGCGTGCCGACGCGATTGCTCTGGAACAGGCTGGCGCGGCAATGCTGCTGCTCGAGTGCGTCCCGAGCGAACTGGCGGAAGAAATCACCCAGGCGGTGAAGATTCCGGTGATTGGTATTGGCGCCGGCAATCGCACCGATGGCCAGGTACTGGTTCTGCACGACATGCTGGGCCTGTCCATTACCGGCCGCGTGCCAAAATTCGTGAAAAACTTCATGACTGGCCAGACCAGCATTGAAGCGGCATTGAATGCCTACGTGACTGAAGTCAAAGCGGCAACTTTCCCTGGGATCGAACACGGATTCTCTGCATGA